The proteins below are encoded in one region of Carettochelys insculpta isolate YL-2023 chromosome 32, ASM3395843v1, whole genome shotgun sequence:
- the LOC142004960 gene encoding olfactory receptor 10C1-like, producing MADILLIAVEMTSSKSDPGGNQTIFDVFVLVGFSYLKELQILLFVVLLVIYLLTVMGNLLVILLIKLSPSLHTPMYFFLVNLSASEICFTSSVVPQLLAHLLVEEKTISISACAVGMYLSAIMGLTECCLLAAMAYDRYAAICHPLRYTTIMSGRVCALLAGASWAAGTSVEVPLIMWIFSLPFCGSNRIPHFFCDIQPVLNLACAETSQIKAVGSMVIVLFTLCPFLLTLLSYVRIISTILKLPSAEGRRKAFSTCSSHLTVMTVFYGTALITYLVPKPGSTTESDLLISLLNTIVSPALNPIIYTLRNKEVKEALRKTVQKSRFSQHWRN from the exons atggcagatATTCTATTGATCGCTGTTGAG atgacctcttccaagagcgaccctggagggaaccagaccatcttcgatgtgttcgtcctggtggggttctcataccttaaggagctgcaaatccttctgtttgtggtgcttctggtcatctacctgctcactgtgatggggaacctgctcgttatcctgctcataaagctgagcccctccctccacacccccatgtatttcttcctggtgaacctgtctgcctcggaaatctgcttcaccagcagtgtggtccctcagctgctggctcacctcctggtggaggaaaagaccatctccatttcAGCTTGTGCAGTGGGGATGTACCTCAGtgccatcatgggcctcacggaatgctgcctcctcgcagccatggcctacgaccgctatgcggccatatgtcaccccctgcgctacacaaccatcatgagcggccgggtgtgtgctctgctcgcgggggcttcatgggctgctggcacctcagtggaagttcctctgattatgtggatcttcagcctgcccttctgtggctccaaccgcatcccccacttcttctgtgacatccAACCCGTGCTGAATTTGGCATGTGCCGAAACGTCGCAGATTAAGGCTGTGGGTTCCATGGTGATAGTTCTGTTCACCCTGTGCCCTTTTCTGTTGAcactcctgtcctacgtccgcattatttccaccatcctcaagctgccatcggcagagggaaggcgtaaagccttctccacctgctcctcccacctcaccgtgatgactgtgttctatggaacagccctcatcacctacctggtgcccaagcctggctccactacagagagtgacctattgatttccctgtTGAACACAATCGTCTCTCCagcgttgaaccccataatttacactctgaggaacaaagaggtgaaagaagccttgagaaaaactgtacagaagagcagGTTTTCTCAgcactggagaaactag